One Trichormus variabilis 0441 genomic window, GAACAGACCTATTCAATTCCTACCAGTCACTTAATCTTCGATTTTCGCTGTGGTAACTCCTGCATCTAGTGCGGCTTGAGAATTTTCGGGAATAAACCAGTTAACTTCGCCAGATTGGAAAACCTTTGCAGGTGGAAGATTGAATTCAATTTCACTAGTTTGGGGGTTGTTTGTAGCAACTAACCTAGTTCCATGAACAATCTTAACAACTTGAGCGGGAGTGGCTGCTTGTTCTGCTGTAGCAGCTTTTCCAGGAAGATAAACACCTTGACAGTCCCACTCATCATCAGTTTCTGCACCACTAGGAAGCAGATATAATTCATTGTCGTAGGTCGAGGTAGATTTTTTCGGTTTTTCACCGTATATCAATAGTGTTTTATCTGTTTCATTGCGACAAATTCCCACAGGTTCTTCACTATTTTCTATAATGTATTTTTGGTATTGCAAGTTAGAAATTCTTTGCTCAATTTCTGGTGTTCCCCCTTGGGTTTGTCTATCCTGTAAAGCAGAGTCTAGTGATTTGGTGATTTCTATATAGTCTGGGTCATTAGCTAATTTCTTTCCTGCCCAAGATGGTGAAGCAACCATCAAGTTGACCAAGAGTAATAAGCAAACTAGCGCGGTTTTGAGTAGAGTATTCTTGAAAATTTTCATGGTTTTCTCCTGAAAAATTAGTGGTTTCGGATGCTAACTACCTAATTGAAGGTATTAATTGAGAATTTTTACATCTATCTAATGATGCAAGTTACTAAGATAAAAGCTCATTTTTGTTTAATTCCAGGTATAACTTCTGCTTCAGGTGCTTCCAAGGAGAATCTATAATTTACTCGCCAAATATTCTTGCTTAAAATTAACAGGTAAGACCCAATGCTTACACAGATTATGAAAAGTAAAATGGGAGTTTCTATCGTTTGGCTTTCTATAAAAATGGAAACACCTAATCCTATTAAAAGAAAGGGAACTAAAGAATTACCATAGTGGGTAATTGCAGAAGCGATCGCCTTGATCTGAGTTAAGTGATAGGCTAGATAACACCACACACCTACCATCACAAAGAAAACTAGCAAAATTACCAGTAAGTTATCCCATGTATTCGTAGCAAACATGGGCATATAGATACTAATGTTGTCACTACCATTCGCAATTGTGACTGCTGCTACACCATAGGTTTGGGGTGAAAGAAAATTGTTCCACCAAGACGGCGAAGATTCAAGAGTATTTAAATCCTCTGTGTCGCTAGTCTCTTGATTTAGTAAGCGATTGATGCCAATAATTATCGGCGCAATACCCAGTAGACCAATCCAAGACCCTGGGATGATGAATCTGCCAAAGAAGCTAGGCAAACTGGCAACTACTAAGGCACTAAAACCCAAATACTGACCGATAAATATATGGCGACGGCGAAAACAAGCATTTATTTGTGAGAAAAACAGTGACAGGACGACAATATCGTCGAGATTAGTAGCCACAAAAGCCGTGAATCCTGTAGAAATAGCAGTCAGTAGTTCGCTCATGGGTGCGTTGTGTCTCCTTAATGGTAGTGACCGTCAAGCATCTGTATGGGTGAAATGGAGGTTGTGAGTGTGGAAAATTGGTAAGTTCAGAAAATCATCAGTGTAGTTAGCACTTTGACTAGAGGTATAGTTTCACTCTATGGTTACCTATCAATAAGAGCAAACAGTCTTTTTTGTTAAATCCATAGACTGAATTTATGGATGTGCAGATATGACTGCAACAGTGGAAGTAAAGATCATTACAACAATCTACAGTTAGTCGCTAAATTTACCGTATAATTCCTTTAATATCTTCAAAATAACTGCTACGCGATTTATCACAATTGCGGAGATAGTTAATTTTGAATTTTGAATTCGGAGCAGAGCGACGTGACGCTAGAACAGTTACGCATTTTTTTAGCTGTGGCGGAAATGCTGCACTTTACCCGTGCAGCTGAAGCACTTTATATTACTCAACCAGCAGTTAGTGCTGCTATTCAAAGCTTAGAGACAGAATATGGTGTCAGATTATTTCATCGCATTGGTCGTCATATTGAAATCACAGATGCTGGTAAATTATTACAAGGTGAGGCGCAAAAGATTATTGACCATGTACAGTTAACAGAGCGCGGTTTGAAGGAATTAAATAATCTGCAACGGGGAGAATTAAAGATAGGTGCAAGTCTCACCGTGGGTAACTATTGGTTACCCGAAAAAATTAGCCAGTTCAAGCAGTTATATCCTGGCATTTTTATCAATTGTCAGTTGGGAAATGCTGAGGAGATTTGTGATGGAACTGCTGTAGGTATGTATGATTTGGGTTTAGTGACAGGGGAGATTAAAGCATCATTACGACAATCTTTAGAGCAAGACGAAGTAGGAAGCGATCGCCTACACATTGTTGTGGGTAAATCTCACCCTTGGTTTCAGTATAATGAGATTTATCTAGATGAATTATTCCGTACAAGTTGGGTGATGCGTGAATCTGGTTCTGGCGCACAGCAGATGTTTGAGCAAGCCTTACAAAGTTGGGGAATTGAGCCTAGTCGCTTAAATGTTGTACTTAATCTCAACACTAGTGAAATGGTAAAAGCAGTTGTAGAAAGTGGTGTTGGCGCATCTGCACTTCCAGAATCAATGGTCAAGAAAGAATTACAACTAGGGACATTACGCGCTGTGCAAATTATCAACCCACAGAAACAATCCAAGACGGAATTAGAAATTATCCAGCCAATTTGGAAACTAAAACACCGTCAACGGTTCCATACACGAGTCATGATGGCTTTTGAAGATATGCTCATGCAGGATAATGTACAAGTGGCCTAGTTCGACGTTGGTTGCTTTTTTACTAAAATCGCTAAACAAATACAACTAGCTACCAACTTTACCAAAGTTAAAGATTCTGTTTTTAAAATAATTATTCCACCCAATATTATTAAAGCAAAAGGCAAAATATAGTTACTGTACTGACTTAATATATTAGCTATCTTAGTTTGATAAGTGAATTTATAAGCCGCATAACACCAAATTGCTATTAATATAAAAAATACTCCGATAATAATTATAAAATTCACTACATTACTACTAGCAAATAATGGTATATAGACGCTAATGTTATCGCTGCCATTAGCGATGGTGATGGCGGCAACTTTGTAAGTCTGTGAATTAAACAAGTTGTTTGTGTTTGTATCTTGATATTCTGTTGTAAAGTTTACCATCTCTAGAGTTTCATTTTCTTCTCCATTCACCAAACTACTGATACCCATTGCCATCGGTATTAATCCCAGGAGTCCAATCCAGTTGGGTGGTATGATTAATCCCCCAAATAACCCAGGGAGACTAGCAATAATTAACACTATAAAGCCTAAATATTGACCAGCGACAATATGCCGACATCTAAAAATAGAATTTACCTGAGAAAAAAGTATTAATAAAATTATGACATCGTCAATATTAGTAGCCACAAAAGCTGATATTGCTACTAAAAATGTAGTAATCAAATCACTCATAAGAGTGTATCCTAATTTATTAAATCGGCTTAATTACTCTCCACAAATTCCACCTAATAAACCAACTTTAAACTCACCAACATTAATATAAAGTAAACCATAAATCGTAGTGGTTTCTGTGGCGCAATTTGACAGACTTTAGCTCCTATTAATACTCCTGGTACTGAGCCAAGCCATATTGGTAATACGAGATTCCAATCAACTGTTCCCAAGGTGAGATGTCCAACAGCCGTGAAAATTAACAGAATTGCGGCTTGGGAAATATCTGTACCGACTAATTTCCGCGCATCCAACCGGAAAAATGCAATCAGTACCAAGGCAAACAATGAACCAGAAGCAACACTTGTCAGACCTACAACACAGCCTAAAAACGCTCCTACAATTACCGTCTGTAAGCGTCCTAGCTGAGTAGTTAAGTCAAATTTGGGTAGTTCAGGTAGTTGTAACTGTGGAAAGAAGGTCAATAGCAGCATTTGCATTAATGCCAAAATAGTGACTGATAAAATCGTCACACCCAACAAATGCAGCATAATGTCATTTAAGCTATGTTCGGCTTTCAGTTTTATCAGGTGCAGTATTCCTACTCCCAGCAAAGAACCAGGAACACTCCCCAATGCCAACCATTTCACCACTTCTCTATCGACGGTTTGTTGCTGCCAATGTTTTACGCTACCAATGACTTTCATTAACGTCGCCGCCACCACATCAGAACTTACTGCTACGGCAGGTGGTACTTGAAAAGCGAAAATCAACATTGGGGTAATGAGAGAAGCACCACCAATTCCCGTTAAACCAACAACTATACCAACTAGAAAGCTGAAAAGAGGCAATAAGAAAAAATCCATACTCCTGTCCTTAACTAGGGTTTTGTGAATGCGGCTTTGTTGAGCCGAAACTAAAAGACTGCTTGTAATACCAATTTGAAAAACGAATGGGACAGGTGGACTCCCAGAACCCAGACAGTGATTCTCAATCTAAAATCCAAAGTGGTGTAACGCTGTTGTGCAGAATGTTTCGTGTGACCACAAGTTTTTGAATAAATAGTGGGAGAATCTCATTAAGTACTTAAAGTTTACCGATTTACCGTATTTTAGTGTTAAAAGTAATAAAAGTCTATCTTTTTGTAGACCAGAGCAAAACTCCAGTATGAATTAATACTTATATAGGAATAGGATTTTCTGGAAAACAAATCATCACAAATACTTTTACTTCAGTGGATAAACTATAATAGTATTGATAAAAACTACACTATTTTTATCGTGATAGAGTATTTGATATGCCATTTTTAGAAAAAGTCCGAGATGAAAAGTTGCGATCGCCTATTGGATTTGTGCAAAGATTGTTAACCATACACTGGCGCTCTTTGTTGGTACTGTTTTTGGGAGTATATATACCATTACAAATTTTTGGACTGCTAGCGTTAGAGGTGCGGTATAACGAGGGTGGTTTTCCTTGGGATTTACCGATTTTGGTGACGCTTCACGCTGTAAAACTGCCAAATTTGGATATATTTGCCGCCATACTCACAAAATTCGGTTCTTTTTGGACTATAGCCCCTACTTTAACTGTTATTGGCCTGATATTACTATTGCAACGGCGCTGGCGCTCTCTCTCGTATTTACTGATTACTGCTGCGGGTAGTGCTACTATCAACCGCACAGCTAAAATATTTTGGCACAGAGTCCGGCCTCATCTATGGGAATCAGTCGCACCAGAGTTTGATTATTCATTTCCCAGTGGTCATGCTATGACGAGTATGACGTTGATTGCCATATTGGTAGTTTTAACTTGGGGTAGCACTTGGCGTTGGTTAACAGTGATTTTAGGTAGTGTGTATATCTTAGCCATTGGTTGGACAAGGCTATATTTAGGAGTACATTTTCCCAGTGACATTATCGCAGGTTGGATGGTGGCGATCGCTTGGGCAATTGGCGTAAGTTTTATCATTCGACCATTATCACAGGCAGCCAATATTACAACTGAAAAACCCATGATTGAAGCAAAGTTACTTCCTGAAGAACGGGAATTGCTCCATAATGAGTAAAACTTTCCATAGAATCATGGAGTATTTTAATACAAAAACCCTATGTATAATTCACCTGTTTCTTAAATTCCGACTTCTGTTTAGCTCTAGACTTTTTCGACCTTTTGCTTTAAAGTACGGTTAAACGATAGAATTACTGTACAAAAAATGAATGATATCCCAAACAGTCATCAAGAGTTGTTATCACACATCTCAGAAAATGTGCCTAAAACATTATTACAGAGGCTCAGAGGTGGGTTTTTCTTAGTAATTGGATACTTATTATCGCCATTATGCTGGTGGAATGATTTGGTATTTAATTTACCAATTGCTTATTTTTTCGGCTATATTTGTAGTCTGTTTGCACCTAAATTACTGATGCCTGGCGTGATTATCGGTTACTGGTTGTCTAACATCATTGGCATTTTGTTAATGCAGGCAGGTACGATTGATGTGTTGCAAAAACAAACTCAAGAACGTAACGTCAGAAAAGAAATCTTAACAGGCTTAGTTTCTTCAACTGCCTATACATTCTTGATTATGATATTAATCCACTTTAAAGTTCTCGATACTCCTAGTTTTTTTGCTGGTAGTTAGTGAAAAACCCAGTTACTTCCTCTGGGTTACTTAACTACTTTAGTTTTAAAATTTCACGCAAATTTAAAACCTGAGGTGCATCATTATTTATAATTATAGGTAATTTACCATCCCATTTTTCCACAGCTTGCCTTACCAAAATATCATTAGTTAAACTATCACTTAACAATCTATTTATTTCTGCTTCTCCCTTAGCCAAATTTACTTTAGCTTCTGCTTGTTTTACCGCTTTCATAGCTATAAAATCTGCTCTTCTAGCATCTTGCTCTGCAATTTGTTTGGCTTCAACTGCTTCAATAAACTTATCTGAAAATCTCACATTAACTAGTGAAATATCATCAACTGCAATATGGTAGTCACGCAATCTCGATGTTAATGTTTGATCAAAGCTAGATTTTAGTTCTCCTCGCCTAGTCACTATTTCTTCTGCTTTGTAGCCAGCGATAACTGCTTTGATGATTTCTTCTATTGCCGGATTGATAATTTTCTCAATTATATCTTTTTCCTCACCAATTTCTTGAAACATTATATTGGTTTCTTCAGGAAGAATATGCCAGTTTAACGCTACATCTATAAAAACATTTTGTAAGTCTTTAGAAGAAGCTTCAGTAGATATTTCTTGTTTTTGGATTCTGACACTGATCTTCTTGACTGTATGGACAATAGGAATGATGATATGTATTCCTTCATCTATAACTGTTTCTTGTACTTTGCCAAATTGCATTAATACACCGCGTTCTCCAGCATTTACAACTACAAAAGGTGTCAGCAAAATTGAAATTAAAAACAAAAATGCAGTTATTTTACCAGCATTATTTTTAAATTTAATTTGTTTCATATTTACCCACAATAATTATAAAACTGTAAAATTTTATAAAAATAGAATCCACATTTGTATGGTGTATTAAATGAAGTAGATTATTCAAAATCTAAAAATTCATAGACGATTATAAAGCAATAGAAAAATATGAGTATTATTTTGGAACTTTTAATTTTTGAACTATGTAAACAGTATCACTATTTTAAAGCTGATTTCAATACAAGTTGACCACAAATAATATAGTTAAACTTTCTTGTCGTGAAGCACGACAATATTTGCTTAATTATCAGAGTAATTGAATAATATTTTTAACTTTTCAATATCAATTAAATAATATCAGGTTAAGCTTTACAGTCTGACTTTTGACATAAGCGGTTATTTATAAAGCACAACAGTTCAGTTAAGGTAGCGCGTTTAGTCTAATGTGTTGGGTTAAGTAATCAATGACAATGATGAATTTTTGGTTTTTCATCTGATTAACCCAATATTTTAAGCTTGCCGCGCTACTACCTCTAATGCACTACTTTAGCTGTGTCAGTCCAGTAGTTTGACCTCATGCCACAGATAATAATTTAAACTTATTTTTGATTAAGGGCGAAACGCGATCGCTCTATTCTTTAAGAAACGATAGTAGGTCGGTGTTGAGTTGATCTTGGTGCGTATTCGTCAGTCCGTGGGGTGCGCCAGGGTAGATTTTCAGGGTAGCATTCTTCACTAATTTTGCAGCAGCGATCGCCGCAGCACCAATCGGCACAATTTGGTCATCATCGCCGTGGATTATCAGCGTTGGTACGTCGAACTTTTTCAGATCCTCGGTGAAGTCGGTTTCCGAGAATGCCTTGATACAGTCGAAGGTGTTTTTGTGACCCGCCTGCATTCCTTGGAGCCAAAACCAGTCGATCATGCCTTGTGAGACTTTGGCACCCGGACGATTAAAGCCAAAGAATGGGCCACTGGCAAGATCCTTGTAGAGTTGCGATCGGTCAGCCAAGGAACCAGCACGAAGCCCGTCGAACACTTCGATGGGTAGTCCATTAGGATTATTCTCTGTTTTCAGCATCAGTGGCGGAACGGCAGAAATCAGCGCAGCTTTGGCGACTCGTGCTGTACCGTAGCGACCAATATAGCGAGCTACTTCACCACCGCCGGTAGAGAAGCCGATCACCGTTGCCCCATTTAGGTCTAGGATTTCCATCAGTGCGGCAAGGTCGTCGGCATAGGTATCCATCTCGTTCCCTTCCCAAGATTGGCTTGAGCGCCCATGACCACGGCGATCGTGAGCAATGCAGCGAAATCCGTGGTCTGCGAGAAAAAGCATCTGAGCTTCCCAACTATCAGCATTCAACGGCCAGCCGTGGCTGAAAACAACGGGCTTTCCTACCCCCCAGTCTTTGTAATAAATATTTGTACCGTCTTGGGTTGTGATTGTACTCATAAGGCTCCTATGGATCTTGGGTTGAACAGAAAGATGGCTTGGCGTTCAAGCCGTTGTTCTCATTCTTCAACTTGTATCCAATTCAGACCACTCAACTTCTTTGAGTTAAGCTGCAAATTAGCAATTTCCACTATGGCTCAAATTCAACATTTGCGATAGATATCCACTAAACGCATTTCACTGGGAATCAAAGCTTTAAGTTGCTGCTTCATCAGTCTCAATCGCCAGTTTTACCTCTGTTTTAGGAACTTCTAGCAGTTGTTTTGAAAATGATGAATTTATCTTTTCAACAATCTTTTGCTGTGGTTTTTTGGCGCACCAAACAAATGGTATAAATTTTCTTAATTCTTTAATGGCGATCGCTTGTTCTATACCTAAAGACATATTTTTAGCTAGAGTTACAGTGAGATCCAGGCTAAATTCCATAAAACTGGTATATTCCTGGTGAATACATCACCGCTCTCAGTTCCCTAGAATACTTGCTTCACCTTTTTCTACTGCCCACTGGCCAAAATGGATGCTAATGCAACGAAATCCAAGCGCAAACGCTCTACTCATGGACGGGTGAGAGGAATTGTCCTATCGCCTCACGGATGGCAGAGGTTTCAAGCAGCAAAGCAAAAAGCAGAATCTCAGGAAACTTGGGGCAAAAGGTTCACTCAGGAAGATTTGAGCGATCGCACCAGACTATCACTCAATACCCTCGCCCGTATTTTTAAACGTGAACTCGGAGTTGATCGCCAGTCATTAGAGCTTCTTTTCCAGGCGTTTGGGATGGAATTAACCCAGACTGATTATGTAACCCCGATTACATCTGGAGCAGAATCAGCAAGTCATTGGACAAATCCTCAACAAGACTGGGATAACGCGGTCGATGCCTCGGTGTTTTATGGTCGTGAGGCGGAGTTAGCACAACTGTGGCAGTGGATAGTGACTGAACGCTGTCGCGTGGTTGGGCTACTAGGAATTGGAGGGATTGGCAAAAGTACGATCGCCGTAAAAGCAGCCCTGCAAATGCAGACAGAATTTGAAATTGTGGTCTGGCGATCGCTGGCTAATGCACCTTCACTAGATGAACTCCTGACCAGCCTGCTGAAATTTTTCATGCCACTTCAGGGTGATGATCCCATCATCCCTGCCACTCTCGAAGAAAAGCTTTCTCTATTGATGCAGTATTTGCGCTCCCAGCAATGTCTGTTGATTTTAGATAACACTGAAACCATTCTGCACAGTGAACAAGCAGGTCAATGGCGCTCAGGTTATGAAGCTTATGGACAACTTTTAAGAACTCTCGGTGAAACGCCCCACCAAAGTTGTTGCTTGCTAACCAGCCGTGAGAAACCACAGGAAATGGCATTAATGGAAAGCGCCCAGGGTAGAGTGCGATCGCTATCCTTAAGTGGACTCACACCCGATGATGGCCGCGCCATCTTTCGAGAAAAGGGAGAATTTACAGCTTCAGAAGCTCAGTGGCAAACGCTAATTAATCACTATGGAGGCAATCCCCTGGCGCTGAAGATGGTGGCAGCCGCTACCCAGGATGTATTCAACGGCAGCATTGCTGAGTTTTTAGCCTACATCAGTCAGGGAATTTTCATCTTTGAAGACATCCGTAATTTACTTGATCGTCAGTTTAATCGCCTAT contains:
- a CDS encoding cadmium resistance transporter gives rise to the protein MSELLTAISTGFTAFVATNLDDIVVLSLFFSQINACFRRRHIFIGQYLGFSALVVASLPSFFGRFIIPGSWIGLLGIAPIIIGINRLLNQETSDTEDLNTLESSPSWWNNFLSPQTYGVAAVTIANGSDNISIYMPMFATNTWDNLLVILLVFFVMVGVWCYLAYHLTQIKAIASAITHYGNSLVPFLLIGLGVSIFIESQTIETPILLFIICVSIGSYLLILSKNIWRVNYRFSLEAPEAEVIPGIKQK
- a CDS encoding LysR family transcriptional regulator, translated to MTLEQLRIFLAVAEMLHFTRAAEALYITQPAVSAAIQSLETEYGVRLFHRIGRHIEITDAGKLLQGEAQKIIDHVQLTERGLKELNNLQRGELKIGASLTVGNYWLPEKISQFKQLYPGIFINCQLGNAEEICDGTAVGMYDLGLVTGEIKASLRQSLEQDEVGSDRLHIVVGKSHPWFQYNEIYLDELFRTSWVMRESGSGAQQMFEQALQSWGIEPSRLNVVLNLNTSEMVKAVVESGVGASALPESMVKKELQLGTLRAVQIINPQKQSKTELEIIQPIWKLKHRQRFHTRVMMAFEDMLMQDNVQVA
- a CDS encoding cadmium resistance transporter, with translation MSDLITTFLVAISAFVATNIDDVIILLILFSQVNSIFRCRHIVAGQYLGFIVLIIASLPGLFGGLIIPPNWIGLLGLIPMAMGISSLVNGEENETLEMVNFTTEYQDTNTNNLFNSQTYKVAAITIANGSDNISVYIPLFASSNVVNFIIIIGVFFILIAIWCYAAYKFTYQTKIANILSQYSNYILPFALIILGGIIILKTESLTLVKLVASCICLAILVKKQPTSN
- a CDS encoding sulfite exporter TauE/SafE family protein, encoding MDFFLLPLFSFLVGIVVGLTGIGGASLITPMLIFAFQVPPAVAVSSDVVAATLMKVIGSVKHWQQQTVDREVVKWLALGSVPGSLLGVGILHLIKLKAEHSLNDIMLHLLGVTILSVTILALMQMLLLTFFPQLQLPELPKFDLTTQLGRLQTVIVGAFLGCVVGLTSVASGSLFALVLIAFFRLDARKLVGTDISQAAILLIFTAVGHLTLGTVDWNLVLPIWLGSVPGVLIGAKVCQIAPQKPLRFMVYFILMLVSLKLVY
- a CDS encoding phosphatase PAP2 family protein, which encodes MPFLEKVRDEKLRSPIGFVQRLLTIHWRSLLVLFLGVYIPLQIFGLLALEVRYNEGGFPWDLPILVTLHAVKLPNLDIFAAILTKFGSFWTIAPTLTVIGLILLLQRRWRSLSYLLITAAGSATINRTAKIFWHRVRPHLWESVAPEFDYSFPSGHAMTSMTLIAILVVLTWGSTWRWLTVILGSVYILAIGWTRLYLGVHFPSDIIAGWMVAIAWAIGVSFIIRPLSQAANITTEKPMIEAKLLPEERELLHNE
- a CDS encoding prohibitin family protein → MKQIKFKNNAGKITAFLFLISILLTPFVVVNAGERGVLMQFGKVQETVIDEGIHIIIPIVHTVKKISVRIQKQEISTEASSKDLQNVFIDVALNWHILPEETNIMFQEIGEEKDIIEKIINPAIEEIIKAVIAGYKAEEIVTRRGELKSSFDQTLTSRLRDYHIAVDDISLVNVRFSDKFIEAVEAKQIAEQDARRADFIAMKAVKQAEAKVNLAKGEAEINRLLSDSLTNDILVRQAVEKWDGKLPIIINNDAPQVLNLREILKLK
- a CDS encoding alpha/beta fold hydrolase, translated to MSTITTQDGTNIYYKDWGVGKPVVFSHGWPLNADSWEAQMLFLADHGFRCIAHDRRGHGRSSQSWEGNEMDTYADDLAALMEILDLNGATVIGFSTGGGEVARYIGRYGTARVAKAALISAVPPLMLKTENNPNGLPIEVFDGLRAGSLADRSQLYKDLASGPFFGFNRPGAKVSQGMIDWFWLQGMQAGHKNTFDCIKAFSETDFTEDLKKFDVPTLIIHGDDDQIVPIGAAAIAAAKLVKNATLKIYPGAPHGLTNTHQDQLNTDLLSFLKE